A stretch of Lutra lutra chromosome 9, mLutLut1.2, whole genome shotgun sequence DNA encodes these proteins:
- the ATL2 gene encoding atlastin-2 isoform X1, producing the protein MAEGDEAARRQQPHQGLRRRRGTSDPSTGVNHVSSTTFLGENYEDDDLVNSDEVMKKPCPVQIVLAHEDDHNFELDEEALEQILLQEHIRDLNIVVVSVAGAFRKGKSFLLDFMLRYMYNKDSQSWIGGNNEPLTGFTWRGGCERETTGIQVWNEVFVIDRPNGTKVAVLLMDTQGAFDSQSTIKDCATVFALSTMTSSVQVYNLSQNIQEDDLQHLQLFTEYGRLAMEEIYQKPFQTLMFLIRDWSYPYEHSYGLEGGKQFLEKRLQVKQNQHEELQNVRKHIHNCFSNLGCFLLPHPGLKVATNPSFDGRLKDIDEDFKRELRNLVPLLLAPENLVEKEISGSKVTCRDLVEYFKAYIKIYQGEELPHPKSMLQATAEANNLAAVAGAREIYCKSMEQVCGGDKPYIAPSDLERKHLDLKEVAIKQFRSVKKMGGDEFCHRYQDQLEAEIEETYANFIKHNDGKNIFYAARTPATLFAVMFAMYIISGLTGFIGLNSIAVLCNLVMGLALTSLCTWAYVKYSGEFREIGTMIDQIAETLWEQVLKPLGDNLMEENIRQSVTNSIKAGLTDQVSHHARLKTD; encoded by the exons GTGAGAATTATGAAGATGATGACCTAGTAAACTCTGATGAGGTTATGAAGAAACCATGTCCAGTGCAGATTGTTCTTGCTCATGAAGATGACCATAACTTTGAGCTCGATGAAGAAGCTTTGGAGCAGATATTGCTACAGGAGCACATACGAGATCTTAACATAGTAGTGGTATCCGTGGCAGGAGCTTTTCGTAAAGGGAAATCATTTCTACTGGACTTCATGCTTAGATATATGTATAACAAG GATTCCCAAAGTTGGATTGGTGGAAACAATGAACCATTGACTGGCTTTACATGGCGAGGTGGTTGTGAGAGAGAAACAACAGGCATACAAGTTTGGAATGAAGTATTTGTGATCGACAGACCTAATGGAACAAAA GTGGCTGTGCTGCTAATGGATACCCAGGGTGCCTTTGATAGCCAGTCAACTATCAAAGACTGTGCAACGGTGTTCGCTTTGAGCACCATGACTAGCTCTGTCCAG GTATATAATCTGTCTCAGAACATTCAAGAAGATGATCTTCAACACTTGCAA TTATTTACAGAGTACGGCAGACTTGCAATGGAGGAAATCTACCAGAAACCATTTCAG acattaatgtttttaattcgGGATTGGAGTTATCCTTATGAACATTCATATGGTTTGGAAGGTGGAAAACAATTCCTTGAAAAGAGATTGCAG GTAAAGCAAAATCAACATGAAGAGCTACAGAATGTAAGGAAGCACATTCACAATTGTTTCTCAAATCTTGGTTGCTTCCTTTTGCCACATCCTGGTCTTAAAGTTGCAACTAATCCTAGTTTTGATGGGAGATTGAAAG ATATTGATGAAGACTTTAAACGAGAGCTTCGAAATCTGGTTCCATTGCTGCTTGCCCCTGAGAATTTGGTAGAAAAAGAGATAAGTGGATCTAAAGTCACTTGTAGAGATCTTGTAGAATACTTTAAG GCTTACATTAAAATTTATCAAGGAGAGGAACTTCCACATCCAAAGTCCATGCTTCAG gcaacagCTGAAGCTAATAATCTTGCTGCAGTAGCAGGAGCAAGAGAGATCTATTGCAAAAGTATGGAGCAG GTATGTGGTGGGGACAAGCCTTACATTGCACCTTCAGATCTGGAGCGAAAACACCTGGATCTCAAGGAAGTGGCGATTAAACAGTTTCGTTCAGTGAAGAAAATGGGTGGAGATGAATTCTGCCATCGTTATCAGGACCAGCTTGAAGCTGAAATTGAAGAAACCTATGCAAATTTTATAAAGCACAATGATGGCAAAAATATCTTCTATGCTGCTCGTACTCCTGCCACACTGTTTGCAGTCATGTTTGCTATGTATATAATCTCAGGACTGACTGGCTTCATTGGCCTAAACTCTATAGCCGTCTTGTGTAACCTTGTCATGGGGTTAGCACTGACATCTCTTTGTACTTGGGCATATGTAAAATACTCTGGGGAGTTCAGAGAAATTGGAACAATGATTGATCAGATTGCTGAAACACTATGGGAACAG GTATTGAAGCCCCTGGGTGATAATTTGATGGAGGAAAACATAAGGCAGTCTGTAACAAACTCTATCAAAGCAGGCCTGACTGACCAGGTGTCTCATCATGCCAGATTAAAGACAGACTGA
- the ATL2 gene encoding atlastin-2 isoform X3 produces the protein MAEGDEAARRQQPHQGLRRRRGTSDPSTGVNHVSSTTFLGENYEDDDLVNSDEVMKKPCPVQIVLAHEDDHNFELDEEALEQILLQEHIRDLNIVVVSVAGAFRKGKSFLLDFMLRYMYNKDSQSWIGGNNEPLTGFTWRGGCERETTGIQVWNEVFVIDRPNGTKVAVLLMDTQGAFDSQSTIKDCATVFALSTMTSSVQVYNLSQNIQEDDLQHLQLFTEYGRLAMEEIYQKPFQTLMFLIRDWSYPYEHSYGLEGGKQFLEKRLQVKQNQHEELQNVRKHIHNCFSNLGCFLLPHPGLKVATNPSFDGRLKDIDEDFKRELRNLVPLLLAPENLVEKEISGSKVTCRDLVEYFKAYIKIYQGEELPHPKSMLQATAEANNLAAVAGAREIYCKSMEQVCGGDKPYIAPSDLERKHLDLKEVAIKQFRSVKKMGGDEFCHRYQDQLEAEIEETYANFIKHNDGKNIFYAARTPATLFAVMFAMYIISGLTGFIGLNSIAVLCNLVMGLALTSLCTWAYVKYSGEFREIGTMIDQIAETLWEQRSPRKVFSKLFEVTRRRMVHRALSSAQRQRLSSNNDKKKN, from the exons GTGAGAATTATGAAGATGATGACCTAGTAAACTCTGATGAGGTTATGAAGAAACCATGTCCAGTGCAGATTGTTCTTGCTCATGAAGATGACCATAACTTTGAGCTCGATGAAGAAGCTTTGGAGCAGATATTGCTACAGGAGCACATACGAGATCTTAACATAGTAGTGGTATCCGTGGCAGGAGCTTTTCGTAAAGGGAAATCATTTCTACTGGACTTCATGCTTAGATATATGTATAACAAG GATTCCCAAAGTTGGATTGGTGGAAACAATGAACCATTGACTGGCTTTACATGGCGAGGTGGTTGTGAGAGAGAAACAACAGGCATACAAGTTTGGAATGAAGTATTTGTGATCGACAGACCTAATGGAACAAAA GTGGCTGTGCTGCTAATGGATACCCAGGGTGCCTTTGATAGCCAGTCAACTATCAAAGACTGTGCAACGGTGTTCGCTTTGAGCACCATGACTAGCTCTGTCCAG GTATATAATCTGTCTCAGAACATTCAAGAAGATGATCTTCAACACTTGCAA TTATTTACAGAGTACGGCAGACTTGCAATGGAGGAAATCTACCAGAAACCATTTCAG acattaatgtttttaattcgGGATTGGAGTTATCCTTATGAACATTCATATGGTTTGGAAGGTGGAAAACAATTCCTTGAAAAGAGATTGCAG GTAAAGCAAAATCAACATGAAGAGCTACAGAATGTAAGGAAGCACATTCACAATTGTTTCTCAAATCTTGGTTGCTTCCTTTTGCCACATCCTGGTCTTAAAGTTGCAACTAATCCTAGTTTTGATGGGAGATTGAAAG ATATTGATGAAGACTTTAAACGAGAGCTTCGAAATCTGGTTCCATTGCTGCTTGCCCCTGAGAATTTGGTAGAAAAAGAGATAAGTGGATCTAAAGTCACTTGTAGAGATCTTGTAGAATACTTTAAG GCTTACATTAAAATTTATCAAGGAGAGGAACTTCCACATCCAAAGTCCATGCTTCAG gcaacagCTGAAGCTAATAATCTTGCTGCAGTAGCAGGAGCAAGAGAGATCTATTGCAAAAGTATGGAGCAG GTATGTGGTGGGGACAAGCCTTACATTGCACCTTCAGATCTGGAGCGAAAACACCTGGATCTCAAGGAAGTGGCGATTAAACAGTTTCGTTCAGTGAAGAAAATGGGTGGAGATGAATTCTGCCATCGTTATCAGGACCAGCTTGAAGCTGAAATTGAAGAAACCTATGCAAATTTTATAAAGCACAATGATGGCAAAAATATCTTCTATGCTGCTCGTACTCCTGCCACACTGTTTGCAGTCATGTTTGCTATGTATATAATCTCAGGACTGACTGGCTTCATTGGCCTAAACTCTATAGCCGTCTTGTGTAACCTTGTCATGGGGTTAGCACTGACATCTCTTTGTACTTGGGCATATGTAAAATACTCTGGGGAGTTCAGAGAAATTGGAACAATGATTGATCAGATTGCTGAAACACTATGGGAACAG aGGAGTCCCAGGAAG GTGTTTTCCAAACTGTTTGAAGTTACTAGACGTCGAATGGTCCATCGTGCTCTTTCATCAGCACAGCGACAGAGACTGTCATCCAACaatgacaagaagaaaaattag
- the ATL2 gene encoding atlastin-2 isoform X2 — MDTQGAFDSQSTIKDCATVFALSTMTSSVQVYNLSQNIQEDDLQHLQLFTEYGRLAMEEIYQKPFQTLMFLIRDWSYPYEHSYGLEGGKQFLEKRLQVKQNQHEELQNVRKHIHNCFSNLGCFLLPHPGLKVATNPSFDGRLKDIDEDFKRELRNLVPLLLAPENLVEKEISGSKVTCRDLVEYFKAYIKIYQGEELPHPKSMLQATAEANNLAAVAGAREIYCKSMEQVCGGDKPYIAPSDLERKHLDLKEVAIKQFRSVKKMGGDEFCHRYQDQLEAEIEETYANFIKHNDGKNIFYAARTPATLFAVMFAMYIISGLTGFIGLNSIAVLCNLVMGLALTSLCTWAYVKYSGEFREIGTMIDQIAETLWEQVLKPLGDNLMEENIRQSVTNSIKAGLTDQVSHHARLKTD; from the exons ATGGATACCCAGGGTGCCTTTGATAGCCAGTCAACTATCAAAGACTGTGCAACGGTGTTCGCTTTGAGCACCATGACTAGCTCTGTCCAG GTATATAATCTGTCTCAGAACATTCAAGAAGATGATCTTCAACACTTGCAA TTATTTACAGAGTACGGCAGACTTGCAATGGAGGAAATCTACCAGAAACCATTTCAG acattaatgtttttaattcgGGATTGGAGTTATCCTTATGAACATTCATATGGTTTGGAAGGTGGAAAACAATTCCTTGAAAAGAGATTGCAG GTAAAGCAAAATCAACATGAAGAGCTACAGAATGTAAGGAAGCACATTCACAATTGTTTCTCAAATCTTGGTTGCTTCCTTTTGCCACATCCTGGTCTTAAAGTTGCAACTAATCCTAGTTTTGATGGGAGATTGAAAG ATATTGATGAAGACTTTAAACGAGAGCTTCGAAATCTGGTTCCATTGCTGCTTGCCCCTGAGAATTTGGTAGAAAAAGAGATAAGTGGATCTAAAGTCACTTGTAGAGATCTTGTAGAATACTTTAAG GCTTACATTAAAATTTATCAAGGAGAGGAACTTCCACATCCAAAGTCCATGCTTCAG gcaacagCTGAAGCTAATAATCTTGCTGCAGTAGCAGGAGCAAGAGAGATCTATTGCAAAAGTATGGAGCAG GTATGTGGTGGGGACAAGCCTTACATTGCACCTTCAGATCTGGAGCGAAAACACCTGGATCTCAAGGAAGTGGCGATTAAACAGTTTCGTTCAGTGAAGAAAATGGGTGGAGATGAATTCTGCCATCGTTATCAGGACCAGCTTGAAGCTGAAATTGAAGAAACCTATGCAAATTTTATAAAGCACAATGATGGCAAAAATATCTTCTATGCTGCTCGTACTCCTGCCACACTGTTTGCAGTCATGTTTGCTATGTATATAATCTCAGGACTGACTGGCTTCATTGGCCTAAACTCTATAGCCGTCTTGTGTAACCTTGTCATGGGGTTAGCACTGACATCTCTTTGTACTTGGGCATATGTAAAATACTCTGGGGAGTTCAGAGAAATTGGAACAATGATTGATCAGATTGCTGAAACACTATGGGAACAG GTATTGAAGCCCCTGGGTGATAATTTGATGGAGGAAAACATAAGGCAGTCTGTAACAAACTCTATCAAAGCAGGCCTGACTGACCAGGTGTCTCATCATGCCAGATTAAAGACAGACTGA